The DNA sequence GATCGCCACCGGCCTGCGCCGCTCGGAGCTTCTGGCGTTGCGGTGGTCTGACTTCGACGAGGACGGCGAGACGATCTTGGTGTGCGGCAAGTTGGTCCGTGCCAAGGGCGAGGGATTGCAGCGGATCGACGACACCAAGACGGCCTCGGGCAAGCGGACCTTGCCGCTACCTCACTTCGCGGTGGACGCACTCACCGAGCGCAGAGGCCGCGAGTACGTCGGAGAGCAGACGATGATCTTCCCGTCCACGGCCGGCACCTGGCGCGACCCGAACAACTTCGGCAAGCAGTGGCGCCAGGTCCGGGATGACCTCGGCGCGGACGGGGTGACGACGCACAGCTTCCGCAAGACGGTAGCCACCCTAATCGACGACGAGGGACTGTCCGCGCGGATCGGAGCCGACCACCTGGGGCACGCCAAGGTGTCGATGACACAGGACCGGTACATGACCCGTGGTCGAGTTCATACCGCGGTCGCGGATCTGCTGGACCGGACTATAAAAGACGAATAAAAGTCGGATTCAGTAGTGAGCGTTACTAACTACCATTCCTGACGTGGGGCGGGCGGGGCTCGAACCCGCGACCAATGGATTATGAGTCCACGGCTCTAACCGACTGAGCTACCGCCCCCGGCACGTTGTGCGCGGCCATTATGGTCGCACACGGCTGCTCAGGCGAATATCGTCTGGCCCGCCTCGTCGATCTCGTAGAGCTCGGTGCCCTCGTCCACCCGCGCGGCGTCGGAGCCCAACGACACCAGGATCTTGTTGGCGCCGTTGCGCATCACGTCGAGAGTCAGCTCCAGGGCCTGCTTGGTCGAGAAATGCTTGCGCACCCCGCCCGCCACGTCCTCGCCGATGTTCGACGGCGTCCAGATCAGCGCATCGACGTAGCGCAGCGCGGCCTTGTGCGCGTCGGACAGCCCGTCGGCGCGTTCGAAGTCGGTGATCTGGCCGTAGACATCTTCGGATCCGCCGGCGTCCAACGCGTGGCGTTCGCGCAGTGACTGGCACAACCGGCAGTTGTGTGCGGCCGCCCCGCGCAGCCGCACCACCTCGGTGGTCACCGGGTCCAGTGCGCGCATCCGCGCCACCTCGGGCACGAACCCGTTCAACACGAAGTCGATCGGGTCGGTCTGGCCGTCGAAGTCCACCTCGGCGGTGCGCCCCGGCATGCCGAGCCCGAGGGCCTCGCACCCGGCCCACACGCGCGGCACGAAATCGGCGACGTACATTGTCACCACCGTCCGGAAGGCGTCGGCGCCCCAGGCCTCGAGGAAGCGGGTGCGCTGGTTGTCGCCGATGCCGGTGACGTCGGTGGAGAACTGTTCGGCGAACGCGACGAGCACCGACTCGGCGTCGGTGTTCTCCGTCGGCACCTCGACCGGCAGCGGCAGCGGCGGCAACGCCAATGTCCGCGCGCAGATCAGCCGCATCAGCGTGTCGGCCCGGTCATCGCCCGAGGACAACGCCACCATCCCGGTCAGTCGGTCAGCCACAGCGGTACGACCCATTCTTGGGATTATTGCGCTTGACTGACCGAGGACATGTGAAAGTCGGGAATCCGCAACGTCGGCATCTGCGCGCGGGTGGCCCAGTCACCCCATTCGCGAGGCAGCGTGACCTCGCTGACGCCGGCTTCGCTGGCGCGGCGCAGCAGGTCCAACGGGCTTTCGTTGAACCGGAAGTTGTTCACCGCAGCGGTGACCTGCCCGTCTTCGACCAGGTACACCCCATCGCGGGTCAGCCCCGTCAACAGCAGCACTGACGGGTCGACGGTGCGGATGTACCACAGGGTGGTCAGCAGCAGACCGCGCTCGGTGCGGGCCACCATGTCGGCAAGGGACGCCGTCCCACCCGTCATGAGCAGGTTGTCGGCACCGACGGCCACAGGCGCATCGAACTCGGTGGCCGCCGCGCGCGGATAGGCCAGCGCGTTGATCACGCCGTCGCGGATCCAGTCCACCCGGTCGATGGGCATGCCGTTGTCGAACACCGACGCGCGTTCCGACGAACCCGACACCGCCACGAAGGGGGTGCACTGCAGCCCGGGGGCTTGCGGATCGGAGTACAGCGTCAGCGGTAGCGACGTGAGTTTCTCCCCCACGCGGGTACCGCCGCCCGGTGCGGACAGTGCGGTGCGTCCCTCCTGTGCGCCGCGACCGCCCATCGTCCACGACAGGTAGATCATCATGTCGGCCACCGTCGAGGGCGGCATGATCGTCTCGTACCGTCCGGCGGGCAACTCCACGCTGCGCTGCGCCCACGACAGCCGGGTCGCGAGGTCCTCGAGCATCGCATCGGTGGGCACGTCGACGAAGTCGGGGGTGCCGACCCCGGCCCATGCGCTGGCGCCGTCACGTTTGGCGTTGATCTCCACCGATCCGGTGGGCTGGGTGAACCGGCGCCGCAACCCGGTAGAGGTGGCCACGAACGTGGTCTCCACCACGTGGCGGGCGTACCCGAAAAGTGTTTCCCGGCCGCCGAACCCGCGCGTCAGCGCGTCGGCGACCCCGCCGAAGGCGTCGACGCCGGTGCGCGGACTCGGGGCGTCCCAATCGGTGGGTGCCGTATCGGCGGGCAGCGCCGGAGCGCTGTCCCGCGCCGGCGGGGCCGCGGCCGCGGCCGCCTGCGAGGCGACGACCAGGTCCATCAGCACCGACGGGGCGACCGCACTCGAGCGCACCGAACCGACGTGGGCCCGCCCGTCGCGCCGCACGATCGAGATGAC is a window from the Mycolicibacterium poriferae genome containing:
- a CDS encoding carboxymuconolactone decarboxylase family protein; protein product: MGRTAVADRLTGMVALSSGDDRADTLMRLICARTLALPPLPLPVEVPTENTDAESVLVAFAEQFSTDVTGIGDNQRTRFLEAWGADAFRTVVTMYVADFVPRVWAGCEALGLGMPGRTAEVDFDGQTDPIDFVLNGFVPEVARMRALDPVTTEVVRLRGAAAHNCRLCQSLRERHALDAGGSEDVYGQITDFERADGLSDAHKAALRYVDALIWTPSNIGEDVAGGVRKHFSTKQALELTLDVMRNGANKILVSLGSDAARVDEGTELYEIDEAGQTIFA
- a CDS encoding metallopeptidase TldD-related protein, with product MIGAQQVVDIVLAEARRRGRADETIVLVTDRVDAALRWANNTMTTNGESTSRTTTVISIVRRDGRAHVGSVRSSAVAPSVLMDLVVASQAAAAAAPPARDSAPALPADTAPTDWDAPSPRTGVDAFGGVADALTRGFGGRETLFGYARHVVETTFVATSTGLRRRFTQPTGSVEINAKRDGASAWAGVGTPDFVDVPTDAMLEDLATRLSWAQRSVELPAGRYETIMPPSTVADMMIYLSWTMGGRGAQEGRTALSAPGGGTRVGEKLTSLPLTLYSDPQAPGLQCTPFVAVSGSSERASVFDNGMPIDRVDWIRDGVINALAYPRAAATEFDAPVAVGADNLLMTGGTASLADMVARTERGLLLTTLWYIRTVDPSVLLLTGLTRDGVYLVEDGQVTAAVNNFRFNESPLDLLRRASEAGVSEVTLPREWGDWATRAQMPTLRIPDFHMSSVSQAQ